A single window of Taeniopygia guttata chromosome 1, bTaeGut7.mat, whole genome shotgun sequence DNA harbors:
- the IGSF11 gene encoding immunoglobulin superfamily member 11 isoform X3, translating to MVIPLSNANQPQQVILYQGGQIFGGAPQFYGRVGFAVTMPTTSASIFINNTQLSDTGTYQCLVNNLPDRGVRNIGVIGLTVLVPPSAPLCRIQGSLDVGSDITLTCSSEEGIPRPTYLWEKLDNVPKLPPTATQDQVQGTVTLRNISTASSGLYQCVASNAIGTSTCLLDLQVIAPHPRSIGLIAGAVATGAVVLIVCIVLVAVALFYWKNKHKEEEEEEIPNEIREDDLPPKCSSATKTFHADASSSENDTLTSSNTYNSRYWNDPKANHATDSFTRFSNSNDAHQPPFSRSGSTSARPVYANGGHPSPAPPKTLVVTASTAPSPQEVIRSNGSVSRKPRLPHTRSYAVSQATLERIGAVPVMVPAQSRAGSLV from the exons ATGGTCATTCCTCTTTCCAACGCCAACCAGCCTCAACAG gtTATTCTCTACCAAGGGGGTCAGATCTTTGGTGGTGCACCCCAGTTCTATGGGCGAGTGGGGTTTGCTGTGACAATGCCAACCACCAGTGCCTCCATCTTCATCAACAACACTCAGCTATCGGATACTGGCACCTACCAGTGTTTGGTCAACAATCTTCCCGACCGAGGCGTCAGGAATATTGGAGTCATTGGACTGACTGTCTTGG TTCCTCCCTCTGCCCCGCTTTGCAGAATCCAGGGGTCCCTGGACGTGGGCAGCGATATCACACTGACCTGCAGCTCGGAAGAAGGCATCCCCCGGCCAACATACCTCTGGGAGAAACTCGACAATGTCCCCAAGTTGCCCCCAACTGCCACACAAG ACCAAGTCCAGGGCACTGTCACTCTCAGAAATATCAGCACTGCGTCCTCAGGTCTTTACCAATGTGTGGCTTCAAATGCCATTGGAACCAGCACTTGCCTTCTGGACCTGCAAGTCATTGCAC CTCACCCTCGGAGTATCGGCCTGATTGCAGGAGCAGTGGCCACAGGTGCTGTTGTGCTCATTGTTTGCATTGTGTTGGTGGCTGTAGCACTGTTCtattggaaaaataaacacaaagaagaggaagaggaggaaattcCTAATGAGATAAG GGAGGATGACCTGCCACCCAAATGCTCCTCTGCCACCAAGACGTTCCACGCTGACGCGTCCTCATCAGAGAACGACACCCTCACCTCGTCCAACACCTACAACAGCCGCTACTGGAACGACCCCAAAGCCAACCATGCCACAGACTCCTTCACCCGCTTCAGCAACAGCAACGATGCTCACCAGCCCCCCTTCTCCCGCTCAGGGAGCACCAGTGCCCGCCCCGTCTACGCCAACGGCGGCCACCCATCCCCGGCTCCCCCTAAGACGCTGGTGGTGACGGCCAGCACGGCGCCGTCGCCTCAGGAGGTGATCCGGAGCAACGGCTCGGTCAGCAGGAAGCCGCGGCTGCCGCACACCCGTTCCTACGCGGTCAGCCAGGCCACGCTGGAGCGGATTGGGGCTGTCCCCGTCATGGTGCCCGCCCAGAGCCGGGCTGGCTCCCTGGTGTAG
- the IGSF11 gene encoding immunoglobulin superfamily member 11 isoform X2, with protein sequence MPVDGLVCPLEVSVSSGSIQVARGQTAVLPCTFTTNAALTNLNVIWMVIPLSNANQPQQVILYQGGQIFGGAPQFYGRVGFAVTMPTTSASIFINNTQLSDTGTYQCLVNNLPDRGVRNIGVIGLTVLVPPSAPLCRIQGSLDVGSDITLTCSSEEGIPRPTYLWEKLDNVPKLPPTATQDQVQGTVTLRNISTASSGLYQCVASNAIGTSTCLLDLQVIAPHPRSIGLIAGAVATGAVVLIVCIVLVAVALFYWKNKHKEEEEEEIPNEIREDDLPPKCSSATKTFHADASSSENDTLTSSNTYNSRYWNDPKANHATDSFTRFSNSNDAHQPPFSRSGSTSARPVYANGGHPSPAPPKTLVVTASTAPSPQEVIRSNGSVSRKPRLPHTRSYAVSQATLERIGAVPVMVPAQSRAGSLV encoded by the exons GTCTGGTGTGTCCTCTGGAGGTGTCAGTCAGTTCAGGGAGTATCCAGGTTGCCCGAGGCCAGACAGCAGTGTTGCCCTGCACCTTCACCACTAACGCTGCTCTCACTAACCTTAATGTCATCTGGATGGTCATTCCTCTTTCCAACGCCAACCAGCCTCAACAG gtTATTCTCTACCAAGGGGGTCAGATCTTTGGTGGTGCACCCCAGTTCTATGGGCGAGTGGGGTTTGCTGTGACAATGCCAACCACCAGTGCCTCCATCTTCATCAACAACACTCAGCTATCGGATACTGGCACCTACCAGTGTTTGGTCAACAATCTTCCCGACCGAGGCGTCAGGAATATTGGAGTCATTGGACTGACTGTCTTGG TTCCTCCCTCTGCCCCGCTTTGCAGAATCCAGGGGTCCCTGGACGTGGGCAGCGATATCACACTGACCTGCAGCTCGGAAGAAGGCATCCCCCGGCCAACATACCTCTGGGAGAAACTCGACAATGTCCCCAAGTTGCCCCCAACTGCCACACAAG ACCAAGTCCAGGGCACTGTCACTCTCAGAAATATCAGCACTGCGTCCTCAGGTCTTTACCAATGTGTGGCTTCAAATGCCATTGGAACCAGCACTTGCCTTCTGGACCTGCAAGTCATTGCAC CTCACCCTCGGAGTATCGGCCTGATTGCAGGAGCAGTGGCCACAGGTGCTGTTGTGCTCATTGTTTGCATTGTGTTGGTGGCTGTAGCACTGTTCtattggaaaaataaacacaaagaagaggaagaggaggaaattcCTAATGAGATAAG GGAGGATGACCTGCCACCCAAATGCTCCTCTGCCACCAAGACGTTCCACGCTGACGCGTCCTCATCAGAGAACGACACCCTCACCTCGTCCAACACCTACAACAGCCGCTACTGGAACGACCCCAAAGCCAACCATGCCACAGACTCCTTCACCCGCTTCAGCAACAGCAACGATGCTCACCAGCCCCCCTTCTCCCGCTCAGGGAGCACCAGTGCCCGCCCCGTCTACGCCAACGGCGGCCACCCATCCCCGGCTCCCCCTAAGACGCTGGTGGTGACGGCCAGCACGGCGCCGTCGCCTCAGGAGGTGATCCGGAGCAACGGCTCGGTCAGCAGGAAGCCGCGGCTGCCGCACACCCGTTCCTACGCGGTCAGCCAGGCCACGCTGGAGCGGATTGGGGCTGTCCCCGTCATGGTGCCCGCCCAGAGCCGGGCTGGCTCCCTGGTGTAG